One Nostoc sp. UHCC 0302 DNA window includes the following coding sequences:
- the pheA gene encoding prephenate dehydratase, with the protein MTTSIAHLGPPGTYAEQATVFYANWLVNKTGIETVLCPYPSIAQSLQAVAQEQTQLAVVPVENSIEGSVTMTMDTLWQLESLRIQLALVMPIAHTLISYATDLDGIKTVYSHPQALAQCQGWLEMFLPSVQLIPTNSTTESLQQLESNRTAAVIASSRAAQLYNLPILANGINDYPENCTRFWVVSKADADTNYYISSAGASHTSIAFSVPKNVPGALLKPLQVFAQLGINLSRIESRPTKRSLGEYLFFVDLESDVATPQMKSALADLSSYTEILKIFGAYNVLSISPL; encoded by the coding sequence ATGACTACATCCATTGCTCATTTAGGGCCTCCAGGCACTTATGCAGAACAAGCAACTGTTTTTTATGCCAACTGGCTAGTCAACAAGACGGGAATTGAAACTGTCTTATGCCCTTATCCCAGCATTGCCCAGTCACTCCAAGCTGTTGCTCAAGAACAAACCCAGTTAGCTGTTGTGCCAGTAGAAAATTCTATTGAAGGAAGTGTAACCATGACAATGGATACACTATGGCAGTTAGAGAGTTTGCGAATTCAGTTGGCTTTAGTCATGCCGATCGCCCATACATTAATTTCTTACGCCACTGATTTAGATGGCATTAAAACTGTATATTCTCACCCGCAAGCACTGGCACAATGTCAGGGGTGGTTAGAGATGTTTCTTCCAAGTGTCCAGCTGATTCCAACTAATTCCACAACAGAGTCGTTACAACAACTGGAAAGCAATAGAACCGCAGCAGTAATCGCATCTAGCAGAGCCGCTCAACTGTACAATCTGCCCATACTTGCCAACGGCATTAATGACTATCCAGAAAACTGTACTCGCTTTTGGGTAGTAAGTAAGGCTGATGCAGACACTAACTACTACATATCTTCAGCAGGTGCTAGCCATACGTCAATAGCTTTTAGCGTGCCTAAAAATGTACCAGGAGCGCTGCTTAAGCCCTTGCAAGTATTTGCTCAATTAGGGATTAACCTTAGCCGAATTGAATCTCGTCCAACGAAGCGATCGCTAGGGGAATACTTATTTTTTGTTGATTTAGAATCAGATGTAGCCACACCACAAATGAAATCTGCTTTAGCAGATTTATCCTCATACACAGAAATTTTAAAAATTTTTGGCGCTTACAATGTCTTATCAATCAGCCCTCTTTAA